A genomic region of Fodinisporobacter ferrooxydans contains the following coding sequences:
- a CDS encoding CtsR family transcriptional regulator, which yields MRNISDIIEQHLKAILNASKSGIVEIQRSEIAELFQCVPSQINYVLNTRFTVAKGYYVESKRGGGGYIRIRKLDLHGKHIHQTILDEVGETVTQKQAEDIIGRLYEAGLLSAREATILISIMDRDVLNLQIPFRDELRSRILNAMIVALLRH from the coding sequence ATGCGTAATATTTCTGATATTATTGAGCAACATTTAAAAGCCATTTTAAATGCAAGTAAATCGGGTATTGTCGAGATTCAACGCAGTGAAATTGCCGAGCTGTTTCAGTGCGTTCCATCACAAATCAATTATGTTTTAAATACGCGATTTACTGTGGCAAAAGGGTATTATGTCGAGTCAAAGCGCGGCGGCGGAGGGTACATTCGAATTCGCAAACTCGATTTGCATGGGAAACATATTCACCAGACCATATTGGATGAAGTTGGTGAGACTGTTACACAAAAGCAGGCAGAGGATATTATCGGGCGCTTATATGAAGCGGGTTTATTATCAGCAAGGGAAGCCACGATCTTAATCAGTATCATGGATCGGGATGTTTTGAACTTACAAATTCCCTTCCGAGATGAATTGCGCTCAAGAATTTTAAACGCGATGATCGTTGCTTTATTGCGCCACTAA
- a CDS encoding radical SAM/SPASM domain-containing protein: protein MEQTKKWLPSKFNVISRAVTGELILYNSYTGAIVSVPPEEKRDVLAALHRQDVLNGESSEALEVLKESGFLVPDQADEDLRAKFLHQSQHRTDLLHLIVLPTESCNFRCVYCYQKFPNTKMGDSTKNGLKRFVEEKARKLSVLSISWFGGEPLLYPEIIGELSESFLETSAKYGLNYTAEMSTNGYYLTDDVFQQLLKWQIKRFMITIDGPEQIHDKRRSLYGGGKSFARILENLKTIQHLDGEFQIDIRVNFDMDNLAEIPKLIQLLGGLFSGDERFQIFFRPVGRWGGLNDDTLPVCDQRTIETKIWEFTELSQQHGLCIHSLLESLLLPGGSVCYAAKPHSLVIGPNGNLYKCTCAFDEQVNQVGTLFQDGSVELDYDKLALWVSSGDDQDPMCRSCYFRPSCQGNHCPLYRMKTGARPCPYEKRKIKNVLNLIAQRDSIERRDDTCGF, encoded by the coding sequence GTGGAACAAACAAAAAAATGGCTTCCATCAAAATTTAACGTCATCTCACGTGCCGTTACCGGAGAACTCATTTTGTACAACAGCTATACGGGTGCGATTGTTTCCGTGCCACCTGAAGAAAAGCGGGATGTCCTTGCTGCATTGCATCGACAAGACGTTTTGAATGGCGAATCATCGGAAGCATTGGAGGTTTTAAAGGAATCCGGATTTCTCGTACCCGATCAGGCGGATGAAGATTTACGCGCAAAATTTTTACACCAATCCCAACATCGGACAGACCTCCTGCACCTGATTGTTTTACCTACGGAATCCTGCAATTTTAGATGTGTGTACTGCTATCAAAAATTCCCCAATACAAAGATGGGGGATAGCACAAAAAATGGATTGAAGCGGTTTGTGGAAGAAAAGGCTCGAAAGTTAAGCGTGCTTTCCATTAGTTGGTTTGGAGGTGAGCCGCTCCTTTATCCGGAAATCATTGGTGAATTGTCTGAGTCCTTTCTTGAAACATCAGCGAAGTATGGCCTGAATTACACCGCTGAGATGTCAACAAATGGGTATTATCTGACGGATGACGTTTTTCAGCAATTATTAAAATGGCAGATCAAGCGTTTTATGATTACGATTGACGGGCCTGAGCAGATCCATGACAAGAGGCGATCCCTATATGGCGGAGGCAAATCGTTTGCACGAATTCTTGAAAATCTAAAAACGATCCAGCATTTGGATGGGGAATTTCAAATCGATATACGAGTGAATTTCGATATGGATAACCTTGCTGAGATTCCGAAATTGATCCAACTCCTCGGCGGTCTTTTCTCGGGAGATGAACGGTTTCAAATTTTTTTCCGGCCGGTTGGACGATGGGGCGGACTCAACGATGATACATTGCCGGTTTGTGATCAGCGAACGATAGAAACGAAAATTTGGGAGTTTACCGAACTCAGCCAACAGCACGGACTTTGTATTCACTCTCTGCTTGAAAGTTTATTGCTGCCCGGCGGTTCTGTTTGTTATGCGGCGAAACCTCATTCTCTGGTCATTGGCCCGAACGGGAATTTATACAAATGCACATGCGCGTTCGATGAACAAGTGAATCAAGTGGGAACTCTGTTCCAGGATGGATCTGTGGAATTGGATTATGACAAATTGGCGCTTTGGGTCAGTTCAGGAGATGATCAAGATCCGATGTGCCGCTCCTGTTACTTCAGACCCTCTTGTCAAGGGAATCATTGCCCTTTATACAGAATGAAAACAGGAGCACGTCCCTGCCCATATGAAAAAAGAAAGATTAAGAACGTATTGAATCTCATTGCACAAAGAGATTCCATAGAAAGGAGGGACGACACATGCGGATTTTAA
- a CDS encoding protein arginine kinase has protein sequence MSFHHFLKHAISEWMRDEGPDSDIVISSRIRLARNLNQFPFPMLATDGQSEQIISLMEQALQNQSFSDLGTFELIRCRDISELERKVLVEKHLISPALAEEYRHAATILRNDEAVSIMINEEDHLRIQVLKPGFQLRATWDLANQIDDAIEQTVDYAFDEHKGYLTACPTNVGTGIRASVMVHLPALVITGQIHRILNAVAQVGLVVRGIYGEGSEALGNLFQISNQLTLGQSEEEIVSNLYGVVRQIIEHERQARQILISEDKAGLEDRICRSYGILSYARKIDTKETMQRLSDVRLGIDLQIIKGVPSNILKELMVMTQPAFLQKYYNQELNPVERDWRRATMIRERLRFEDQKNT, from the coding sequence ATGTCTTTTCATCACTTTCTAAAACATGCGATAAGTGAATGGATGAGAGATGAAGGTCCCGATTCCGATATTGTGATCAGCAGCCGAATTCGTCTGGCAAGAAACCTGAATCAATTTCCTTTTCCAATGTTGGCAACTGATGGTCAATCGGAACAGATTATTTCCCTGATGGAACAGGCTTTGCAAAATCAATCGTTTTCCGATTTGGGAACATTTGAATTGATTCGATGCCGGGACATTTCCGAGTTGGAACGAAAAGTGCTCGTGGAGAAGCATTTGATCAGCCCGGCACTGGCGGAGGAATATCGACATGCGGCTACTATTTTAAGAAATGATGAAGCAGTCAGCATCATGATAAATGAAGAAGATCATCTTCGCATACAAGTATTAAAACCAGGATTTCAATTACGGGCAACCTGGGATCTGGCCAATCAGATTGATGATGCCATTGAACAGACGGTAGATTATGCATTTGATGAACACAAAGGCTATTTAACAGCATGTCCGACAAATGTGGGCACAGGCATACGCGCCTCCGTCATGGTCCATTTACCTGCACTCGTTATTACAGGCCAAATTCATAGAATTTTAAATGCAGTGGCGCAAGTCGGTCTCGTTGTTCGGGGTATTTATGGCGAAGGGTCGGAGGCGTTAGGGAATTTGTTTCAGATTTCCAATCAGTTGACGCTAGGACAGTCAGAAGAAGAAATTGTCAGCAACTTGTATGGTGTGGTGCGCCAAATTATCGAACACGAACGACAAGCCCGGCAAATCCTGATATCCGAAGATAAAGCTGGATTAGAAGATCGGATTTGCAGATCCTATGGGATTTTGTCGTATGCCAGAAAAATTGACACAAAAGAAACGATGCAAAGGTTATCGGATGTACGCCTGGGAATTGATTTGCAAATCATAAAAGGGGTTCCTTCTAATATTCTTAAAGAATTAATGGTCATGACGCAGCCGGCATTTCTGCAAAAGTATTATAACCAAGAGTTGAATCCCGTTGAGCGGGATTGGCGGCGAGCTACGATGATTCGTGAGAGATTGCGATTTGAAGATCAAAAGAATACTTAA
- a CDS encoding TetR/AcrR family transcriptional regulator codes for MASNKHEEIAQAAIRLFEKKGYHATSVQDIADEVGLQKGSLYHYISSKEDLLMQITHQAINGFNRNLEKIMNLQLPVREKFILAFESHLNSLTSNMSMAIVLLREAFSLGEHQHSVIQQATDQYLDLWCRILDEGLASGEFHHTNSRLTALSILGSLNWVYRWYDSNKRLSPNELAREFANIFLRGIERR; via the coding sequence ATGGCAAGTAATAAACATGAAGAAATCGCACAAGCTGCAATCCGGCTTTTCGAAAAAAAAGGGTATCATGCTACATCAGTACAAGATATTGCTGATGAAGTTGGCTTGCAAAAAGGAAGCCTTTATCACTATATCTCAAGTAAAGAAGATTTATTAATGCAAATTACCCATCAAGCGATTAACGGATTTAATCGCAATTTGGAAAAAATTATGAACCTTCAATTGCCTGTTCGGGAAAAATTTATACTTGCATTTGAAAGCCATTTAAACTCGCTTACATCCAACATGTCTATGGCGATCGTTTTACTTCGGGAAGCTTTCTCTCTTGGAGAGCATCAACATAGCGTGATTCAACAGGCAACTGATCAATATCTGGATCTTTGGTGCAGAATTTTGGATGAAGGATTGGCGAGTGGAGAATTTCATCATACGAATAGCCGTTTAACTGCTCTCTCGATCCTTGGTTCTCTGAACTGGGTGTATCGCTGGTATGATTCGAATAAGAGATTATCTCCGAATGAATTAGCGAGGGAATTTGCAAATATTTTTTTGAGAGGCATAGAGCGAAGATAG
- the greA gene encoding transcription elongation factor GreA, which produces MSDKEVLLTSDGLHKLEEELTNLKTVKRREVAERIKIAISYGDISENSEYEDAKNEQAFIEGRIITLEKMLRNARIINTNDIDTNIVGIGSTVRLRDTEFSEELEYTIVGSAEADPVENKISNESPVGKALIGRSPGTCIDVNVPAGTIRYEILSIIKK; this is translated from the coding sequence ATGTCGGATAAGGAAGTGCTCTTAACCTCTGATGGTCTTCATAAATTGGAGGAAGAATTGACAAATCTGAAAACGGTAAAACGTCGAGAAGTCGCAGAACGAATAAAAATTGCGATTAGCTATGGCGATATTAGTGAAAATTCAGAATATGAAGATGCAAAGAATGAGCAAGCGTTTATTGAAGGGCGAATTATTACATTAGAAAAAATGTTGCGCAATGCCAGGATTATCAACACAAATGACATTGATACAAACATAGTTGGCATTGGATCAACGGTTCGTTTACGCGATACGGAGTTTTCGGAGGAATTGGAATACACGATTGTAGGATCTGCGGAAGCAGATCCTGTTGAAAATAAAATTTCTAACGAATCACCTGTAGGTAAAGCTTTAATTGGGAGATCTCCTGGAACCTGTATCGATGTAAATGTTCCAGCAGGGACAATCCGTTATGAAATTCTAAGTATCATCAAAAAATAA
- the thiO gene encoding glycine oxidase ThiO, protein MKDQRHTDVIIIGGGIIGCSIAFYLSRKGVNCFVFDASEVGKEASLAAAGILGAMMETDAPGPLVDLCLASQKKYPALANVLLEETGIDVEYIDSGLVGVARNESEEQELYKKWKWATSLGQQVEWLPEGELQKTEPLLSKELMGGLWIPHDHQVNNEKVTQAFRIAAATRGTQFFEKHPVFRLVTQDERVIGVETAAGQYTADTVVLAAGSWSEALVKPLGLSLSVYPVKGQCFSARLSSSVLRKSVFAQKCYLIPKRDGTIVVGATQEEVGFHKEERIEAVKSLYDIAVTMVPAMKDATFIKTWAGFRPGNPNIKPILGFVNGWQNLILATGHFRKGILLAPITGEIVSNMITGEESPVDWRPFALESHQNTNTIIV, encoded by the coding sequence ATGAAAGACCAGCGACATACGGATGTGATTATCATTGGAGGCGGCATCATCGGCTGCTCAATCGCATTTTATCTAAGCCGCAAAGGTGTGAATTGTTTTGTATTTGACGCTTCGGAAGTTGGAAAGGAAGCTTCCTTGGCCGCTGCTGGAATACTGGGTGCAATGATGGAAACAGATGCTCCCGGCCCTTTGGTCGATTTATGTTTGGCAAGCCAAAAGAAGTATCCGGCTTTGGCCAATGTGCTGCTTGAAGAAACGGGAATCGATGTGGAATATATCGATTCCGGCTTGGTCGGAGTCGCCAGAAATGAGTCAGAGGAACAGGAATTATATAAGAAATGGAAATGGGCCACGTCCCTTGGGCAACAAGTGGAATGGTTGCCGGAAGGAGAACTGCAAAAGACCGAACCGCTGCTCTCAAAAGAATTGATGGGAGGATTGTGGATTCCGCACGACCATCAAGTCAACAATGAGAAGGTCACACAGGCATTTCGAATCGCAGCGGCAACACGGGGCACGCAATTTTTCGAGAAACATCCGGTATTCCGATTGGTAACCCAAGACGAACGAGTGATCGGTGTCGAAACAGCTGCCGGACAATATACAGCAGACACTGTTGTTTTGGCTGCCGGTTCATGGAGTGAAGCACTTGTCAAACCGCTTGGGCTCTCACTTTCCGTCTATCCGGTCAAAGGGCAATGCTTTTCTGCCCGGCTTTCTTCGTCTGTATTGCGAAAATCGGTATTTGCCCAAAAGTGTTATCTCATACCGAAGCGCGACGGCACAATCGTCGTCGGTGCAACTCAGGAAGAAGTAGGGTTTCATAAGGAAGAACGAATTGAAGCAGTCAAAAGCCTGTATGACATAGCCGTTACAATGGTACCTGCAATGAAAGATGCGACGTTTATCAAGACATGGGCAGGTTTCCGTCCGGGAAATCCCAACATCAAGCCGATTCTCGGTTTTGTGAATGGGTGGCAAAATCTCATTTTGGCAACCGGACATTTCCGCAAAGGCATCTTGTTGGCTCCCATTACCGGGGAGATTGTGTCAAATATGATTACCGGGGAAGAAAGTCCGGTAGATTGGCGGCCGTTTGCATTAGAGAGCCATCAAAACACGAACACCATCATCGTGTAG
- the lysS gene encoding lysine--tRNA ligase yields MTVQSEQISAQEGMNELLRIRREKLQHLIDKGIEPFGNKFEPSHTARQINEFGEQKTKEELAEHPLEVIVAGRIMAKRGHGKAGFAQLQDMSGRVQIYAKSDVLGQESYELFEMLDIGDLIGAEGVVFKTNRGEVTVNIHKLTILSKNLRPLPEKWHGLKDVETRYRQRYVDLIVNPEVRETFALRSRIIQSMRRYLDDRGYLEVETPTMHTIPGGAAARPFVTHHNALDMKLYMRIATELHLKRLIVGGFDKVYEIGRIFRNEGISTRHNPEFTSLELYEAYADYHDVMDLTENLIAHIAKEVLSTTVIQYQGQEVDLTPPWKRVSMVDLVKEYTGVDFSVSMSDEEARELAKKHKVAVEPSMKFGHILNAFFETFVEEKLIQPTFVYGHPVEISPLARKNPVDERFTDRFELFIVGREHANAFTELNDPIDQRQRFEQQLAEREAGNDEAHMMDEDFITALEYGMPPTGGLGIGIDRLVMLLTDQPSIRDVLLFPIMRERSDS; encoded by the coding sequence ATGACTGTTCAAAGTGAGCAAATTTCCGCACAAGAAGGAATGAATGAGTTATTGCGGATTCGCAGAGAAAAATTGCAACATTTGATAGATAAAGGAATCGAGCCTTTCGGGAACAAATTCGAGCCGTCTCATACTGCTCGGCAAATCAATGAATTTGGCGAGCAAAAGACAAAAGAAGAATTAGCTGAACATCCATTGGAAGTTATTGTTGCCGGTCGAATTATGGCAAAGCGGGGACATGGAAAAGCTGGGTTTGCACAATTGCAAGATATGAGTGGGCGAGTGCAAATTTATGCGAAATCTGACGTTTTAGGTCAAGAATCCTATGAGCTTTTTGAAATGTTGGATATTGGAGATTTGATTGGTGCTGAAGGCGTTGTTTTTAAAACCAATCGTGGAGAAGTTACGGTTAACATTCACAAACTAACTATATTATCAAAAAATTTACGTCCGCTTCCTGAGAAATGGCATGGATTAAAAGATGTCGAGACAAGATATCGTCAACGCTATGTGGATTTAATTGTGAACCCGGAAGTTCGAGAAACATTTGCATTACGGAGTCGCATCATACAATCCATGCGGAGATATCTGGATGATCGTGGCTATTTAGAGGTAGAAACACCGACGATGCATACGATTCCCGGCGGTGCCGCAGCGCGTCCGTTCGTCACGCATCATAATGCTTTAGATATGAAATTATATATGCGGATCGCAACGGAGCTGCATCTCAAGCGTTTGATTGTCGGCGGGTTTGATAAAGTATACGAGATCGGCCGAATTTTCCGGAATGAAGGAATATCGACTCGTCATAATCCGGAATTTACGTCACTAGAGCTATATGAAGCTTATGCAGATTATCATGATGTTATGGATTTAACGGAAAATCTGATTGCGCATATCGCCAAAGAAGTATTGAGTACCACAGTCATTCAATATCAGGGTCAGGAAGTAGATCTCACGCCTCCATGGAAAAGAGTTTCCATGGTTGATTTGGTGAAAGAATATACAGGTGTAGATTTTTCTGTTTCCATGAGTGATGAGGAAGCGCGTGAATTAGCGAAGAAACATAAGGTTGCTGTAGAGCCTTCCATGAAGTTTGGACATATCTTAAATGCATTTTTTGAAACATTTGTAGAAGAAAAATTAATACAACCAACCTTCGTATACGGACATCCGGTGGAGATTTCTCCTTTGGCAAGGAAAAATCCGGTCGATGAGAGATTTACGGATCGGTTCGAATTGTTTATTGTTGGCCGAGAACATGCGAACGCTTTTACTGAGTTAAATGATCCGATTGATCAAAGACAACGATTTGAACAACAGTTAGCGGAAAGAGAAGCCGGCAATGATGAAGCACATATGATGGATGAAGATTTTATTACTGCGCTCGAATATGGAATGCCTCCAACAGGGGGACTTGGAATCGGTATCGACAGGCTTGTTATGCTTTTGACTGATCAGCCATCGATTCGTGATGTGCTGTTGTTCCCGATCATGAGAGAGCGCTCGGATAGTTGA
- a CDS encoding ATP-dependent Clp protease ATP-binding subunit — translation MMFGRFTERAQKVLALAQEEAARLNHAGVGTEHILLGLVREGGGIAAKALVSLGLSTEKVQKEVEKIIGRGQGTANSMAYTPRAKKVIELSIDEARKLGHNYVGTEHILLGLIREGEGVAARVLSNLGVSLNKARQQVLQLLGGDAHEAGAHPQQAANTPTLDGLARDLTQMARDGKLDPVIGRQKEIERVIQVLSRRTKNNPVLIGEPGVGKTAIAEGLAQKIVNNEIPETLRNKRVMVLDMGTVVAGTKYRGEFEDRLKKIMDEIRQAGNIILFIDELHTLIGAGGAEGAIDASNILKPALARGELQCIGATTLDEYRKHIEKDAALERRFQPITVDQPSPDEAVQILHGLRDRYEAHHRIKILDEALEAAVRLSDRYITDRFLPDKAIDLIDEAASRVRLRTFTAPPNLKELEERLAEVRSEKESAVQSQEFEKAASLRDQEQKIRQDLDTRTTEWKQKQVRTDSVVTAEDIAEIVSSWTGIPVKKLAEEETERLLNMESILHNRVIGQQEAVEAVSRAVRRARAGLKDPKRPIGSFIFLGPTGVGKTELARALAESLFGDENAMVRIDMSEYMERHSTARLVGAPPGYVGYDEGGQLTEKIRRKPYSVVLFDEIEKAHPEVFNVLLQVLDDGRLTDSKGRTVDFRNTVIIMTSNVGAQTIRKGGPLGFTTSKEHEYTDMKDKVMDELKKQFRPEFLNRIDEVIVFHPLSQEHIYEIVDLMANELRKRLKEAQIDFILTEEAKAFLSKEGYDQAYGARPLKRAIQRHIEDRLSEGLLTGDIQKGDRVLIDEDNGKLAVKKEQQKGAPVS, via the coding sequence ATGATGTTTGGAAGATTTACAGAACGCGCACAGAAAGTATTGGCTTTGGCACAAGAGGAAGCAGCCCGTCTGAACCATGCTGGTGTGGGAACAGAACATATTTTATTGGGATTGGTTCGAGAAGGCGGGGGAATTGCTGCGAAAGCATTGGTGAGCCTTGGCTTGAGCACTGAAAAAGTCCAAAAAGAAGTTGAGAAAATCATCGGACGCGGCCAAGGAACTGCCAATAGCATGGCGTATACTCCACGTGCCAAAAAGGTAATCGAGCTATCGATCGATGAAGCGCGCAAGTTGGGCCATAATTATGTCGGAACGGAACATATATTGCTTGGTTTAATCCGGGAAGGAGAAGGTGTTGCAGCAAGAGTATTGAGCAATCTTGGAGTAAGCTTAAATAAAGCTCGCCAACAAGTATTGCAGTTGCTGGGCGGTGATGCACATGAAGCAGGTGCGCATCCACAGCAAGCAGCGAATACACCTACTTTGGATGGCTTGGCCCGGGATCTTACCCAGATGGCCCGCGATGGCAAATTAGATCCGGTGATCGGAAGACAAAAGGAAATTGAACGTGTGATACAAGTGTTATCCCGCCGTACGAAAAATAATCCGGTTTTGATCGGTGAACCCGGTGTCGGAAAGACTGCAATTGCAGAAGGATTGGCTCAAAAAATCGTGAACAACGAAATTCCTGAAACCTTGCGCAATAAGCGAGTGATGGTTCTCGATATGGGTACTGTTGTTGCAGGAACCAAATATCGCGGAGAATTTGAAGATCGTTTGAAAAAAATTATGGATGAAATTCGGCAAGCGGGAAATATCATTTTGTTTATCGACGAATTGCATACATTGATTGGTGCCGGTGGCGCGGAAGGTGCGATTGACGCATCCAATATTCTCAAACCTGCTTTGGCACGGGGCGAATTGCAATGCATTGGCGCAACCACTCTGGATGAATATCGGAAACATATTGAAAAAGATGCTGCCTTAGAGCGACGGTTCCAACCCATTACAGTGGATCAACCCTCACCGGATGAAGCGGTGCAAATATTGCATGGATTACGGGACCGATATGAAGCACATCACCGCATTAAAATTTTGGATGAAGCGTTGGAAGCGGCAGTGCGGCTTTCGGATCGTTATATTACCGATCGTTTCTTGCCTGACAAAGCGATTGACCTGATTGACGAAGCAGCTTCAAGAGTTCGGCTGCGTACATTTACAGCACCTCCAAATCTAAAAGAGCTTGAAGAAAGATTGGCAGAAGTCCGTTCCGAGAAAGAATCGGCAGTTCAAAGCCAGGAATTTGAAAAGGCCGCATCTTTGCGGGATCAGGAACAAAAAATTCGGCAGGATTTAGATACGAGAACCACCGAATGGAAACAAAAGCAAGTGAGAACCGATTCAGTCGTCACAGCGGAAGACATCGCGGAAATTGTTTCAAGTTGGACGGGAATTCCGGTGAAAAAGTTGGCGGAAGAAGAAACCGAACGTTTACTGAATATGGAATCGATTCTCCACAATCGGGTCATTGGCCAGCAGGAAGCCGTTGAAGCTGTCTCGCGAGCTGTACGGAGAGCTCGCGCGGGCTTAAAAGATCCGAAACGTCCCATTGGCTCTTTCATATTCTTGGGACCAACGGGAGTTGGTAAAACTGAACTGGCTCGGGCATTGGCAGAATCGCTGTTTGGCGATGAGAATGCAATGGTGCGTATCGATATGTCGGAGTATATGGAGCGCCACTCGACGGCACGATTGGTCGGAGCGCCTCCGGGATATGTAGGGTATGATGAAGGCGGTCAATTGACGGAGAAAATCCGCCGCAAACCGTATTCGGTCGTATTATTTGACGAAATCGAAAAGGCACATCCGGAAGTGTTCAATGTTCTGCTTCAAGTGCTTGATGACGGCCGTTTGACTGATTCGAAAGGCCGCACGGTTGATTTTCGCAATACGGTTATCATTATGACATCTAATGTTGGCGCACAAACCATTCGAAAAGGCGGGCCATTAGGTTTCACCACAAGCAAAGAACATGAATATACGGATATGAAAGATAAAGTGATGGATGAATTAAAGAAACAATTCCGGCCGGAATTTTTAAATCGGATTGATGAAGTAATTGTATTCCATCCATTGTCCCAAGAACATATTTACGAAATTGTAGATCTTATGGCGAATGAATTGCGCAAACGTCTAAAAGAAGCACAAATCGATTTTATCCTTACGGAGGAAGCTAAAGCTTTTCTGTCTAAGGAAGGGTATGATCAAGCGTATGGTGCTCGGCCGTTAAAACGTGCGATTCAACGCCATATCGAAGATCGTTTGTCGGAAGGATTGCTGACAGGGGATATTCAAAAAGGAGACCGGGTTTTGATTGATGAGGATAATGGGAAATTAGCAGTTAAAAAGGAGCAACAGAAAGGCGCTCCGGTTTCATAA
- a CDS encoding UvrB/UvrC motif-containing protein yields MYCQECNERPATVHFTKIVNGNKSEFHLCEQCAREKGELVYKGSSGFSIHSLLSGLLNFDQGNVTNNAGHAAQTTQQRCSTCGLTYSQFSQAGRFGCADCYHSFQQRLDPLLRRVHGSTAHTGKIPVRAGGVIHVRKELSRLKREQQEKIDLEQFEEAAVLRDKIRELEQQLHSNAKDQGV; encoded by the coding sequence ATGTATTGTCAAGAGTGTAATGAACGGCCTGCTACCGTCCACTTTACGAAAATTGTAAATGGAAACAAAAGTGAATTTCATCTATGCGAACAATGTGCGAGAGAAAAAGGAGAGCTTGTCTATAAAGGCTCATCCGGGTTTTCAATCCACAGCCTATTAAGTGGACTCCTCAATTTTGACCAAGGGAATGTTACGAATAATGCCGGACATGCAGCGCAAACAACACAACAAAGATGCTCTACATGTGGTTTGACATATAGCCAATTCAGTCAAGCGGGGCGTTTTGGGTGCGCGGATTGTTATCATTCTTTTCAGCAGAGATTGGATCCTTTGTTACGGAGAGTGCATGGAAGTACCGCGCATACTGGCAAAATTCCTGTGCGAGCAGGTGGGGTCATACATGTGAGGAAAGAATTATCACGTCTAAAGAGAGAGCAGCAGGAAAAAATCGACTTGGAACAGTTTGAAGAGGCAGCTGTCTTGCGTGATAAAATTCGCGAACTTGAACAACAATTACACTCAAATGCAAAGGATCAGGGGGTGTAA